The window TGCTAAGAAAGAAAATGCGATACCGTTCGATATAACTGGTGCTGAACTCACACACTTTTACGAGAATGGAAATGAGTATGTAAGCTTTGATGCAATAATTAGAAAATACAAAATTACAGATCCTGCATTGCTAGAGCTTGCG of the Thermoplasmata archaeon genome contains:
- a CDS encoding chromate resistance protein gives rise to the protein MKWITREKAKVDRIACPWLIKNFIDKNAEFLFVSKDKVLDIAKKENAIPFDITGAELTHFYENGNEYVSFDAIIRKYKITDPALLELA